TTGTTGTCTTGGGAGCTTTTCGACGAATAGCATAAATAACTTTTGCAAAATGTTGTGCACCACCATCAGCAAGGTCATCACGATCAACAGATGTAATCACAACATGTTTTAATTCCATCTGTGCAACAGCATCCGCCACACGTTCTGGCTCATTATCATCGACTGCAAGCGGAATACCTGTTGCAACGTTGCAAAAAGCACAAGCCCGCGTACATATTTCACCCAAAATCATAAAACTGGCATGCCGCTGGCTCCAACATTCGCCAACATTTGGACAACCCGCTTCTTCACATACCGTCACTAATTTATGAGCGCGTACAATATCATACGTCTCCTTATATATCTTTGATGTTGGCGCTTTCACACGAATCCAATCTGGTTTTTTCTGAATGCTTGTATCCGGACGATGCATCTTTTCAGGATGACGCAAACGTCTATTCGTAACTCTATCAACAACCGTAACCATTTAAGCCTCTGCCTTGTAGATATGGACCGCCGATGAAAAATCACAAAATAAAAAATTTTTCATATAATTCAGCCATCAAGCATTTAAAACTTGATCATAAGCATCCAGTACACTTTCTTTCATCATTTCCGATAATGTCGGATGTGGAAAGACCGTATGTATCAATTCTTCCTCGGTTGTTTCAAGATTCATGGCAATAACAAAACCTTGTATCAGTTCGGTTACTTCTGCCCCAACCATATGTGCACCAAGAAGCTGTCCTGTCTTTTTATCAAAAATAGTTTTCACTAATCCTTGATCTTCACCCAAAGCAATAGCCTTGCCATTAGCCGAAAAAGAATAACGACCAACACGGATATCGTAGCCTGCTTCTTTTGCTGCCGCTTCTGAAAATCCTACAGAAGCAACTTGCGGTGTACAGTATATGCACCCTGGAATTTTTTTCTTATCAAGCGGATGAGCATTCTTCAAACCTGCAAGATGTTCAATACATATCACGCCTTCTTTTTCTGCTTTATGTGCCAACATAGGAGGACCGGCCACATCACCAATAGCATAAATACCTTTCACACCTGTCCAACCCCATTCATCGGTTACAATGCATTCAAGGTCGGTTCTTATACCCAATGCTTCCAATCCAAGATTCTCAATATTACCCTGAACCCCGACAGCTGAAATCAACCGATCCACTGTGATTGTTTCTATCTTACCATTCACATCAATATATGCAGTAACAGAATTAGAAGCTTTTTCAACCCTTGTTACTTTTGCTTGGCTAAGAATGCGAATGCCTTTTTTCTCTAACTGTCTACGAGCAAATGCCGAAATTTCAATATCTTCGGTTGGCATGATGTGAGGCATCATTTCAACGACAGTCACCTCTGCTCCCATACCATGATAAAAAGAAGCAAATTCAATGCCAATTGCCCCAGATCCCATTACCAAAAGCGAGTTTGGTATTGTATGTGGAATCATAGCATCAAAATAAGTCCAAATGAGCTTTCCATCTGGCTCAATACCAGGAAGGGAACGAGGACGTGCACCCGTTGCAATAATTACGTGCTTTGCTTGGTAAGTTCCTTCTCCTAATGTTTCTTTAGGGACTGAATTTTGCGGTTGCATAACCGGTTTGGATGATGAAGAAACCATAATTTCTGCAAGTTGGCTTTCTTTCGCTTTCTTAGTAAGCTTTGCTTCACCCCAAATAATATCGATTTTGTTTTTTTTCATCAAAAAACCAACACCAGCATTTAAACGCGCTGAGACTCTGCGTGAACGTGCCACAACATCTTTGATATCTGCTTCAATGGAACCGTTAATCTTTAGACCATAATCCTTTACATGTTCAGAAAAATGCTTTATTTCCGCTGAACGTAAGAGCGCCTTTGTTGGAATACACCCCCAGTTTAAGCAAATTCCCCCTAGGTGTTCACGTTCAACAATCGCAGTCTTGAAGCCACATTGTGCTGCACGAATTGCAGTCACATATCCGCCAGGCCCAGAGCCAATCACAATTACATCATAAAGATTCGCCATAACAGTTCCTCCATAGATACATACAAAACGGATATGCACTCTTTAAATTCAAGATTGAAAACCAACACAACAGAATTTTCTTGTATTTTTTTATACCAAACTCACTATACATGCCTTTATCAGATAAGAAAAAACGGCAATAAAACTACTTACACTCTCTCAACTGCTTGTATCACATAACATACTATATCTCACACAATTTACGTAAAGCGTTTTTAAACAGCTCAAATTAACATTGCCAATGGATTTTCAATTATTTTCTTAAAGGTCCGCATAAGCTCCGCTGCTAATGCACCATCAACAGCACGATGATCAGCAGAAAGTGTGACCGACATAATTGTTGCAACCCCTAATGCATCATTCTTAACAACGGCACGTTTTTCACCCGCACCAATCGCAAAAATCGTTGCATGTGGCGGATTAAGAATAGCAGAAAAACTTTTCACTCCATACATGCCCATATTTGATATAGCCGTTGTTCCTCCTTGATACTCTTCCATTTTTAATTTGCGCTCACGTGCACGCTTTACAAAATCTTTCATCTCATTAGAGATAATTGACAAAGATTTTTCCTCTGCATGGCGAACAATTGGCGTAATTAACCCATTCGAAACAGAAACAGCCACCCCAACATCACAGTGTTTGTGATGAAGTATTCCACCTTCAAGCCAAGATACGTTTGCATCAGAAACTGCCTTTAAAGAAAGTGCCACGGTTTTAATAACCATGTCGTTAACTGAAAGCTTATAAGCGGGTTTAAACCCTCCTTGCATCTTAACCATCGGAGCAGCAGCATTCAATTGCGTACGAAGCTCCAATAACGCATCGAGTTCACAATCTACCGTCACATAGAAATGTGGTACTTTTTGCTTTGATTCCACCAAACGTTTGGCGATTGTTTTTCGCATATTACTATGAAGTATGAATGTATATTCATCTTCTTTAAAAAGTTGAAGTATCTTTTTGTCAGCACTATCTGTCGCTACCGGCTGTTTATTTTGTAATGAACAAGAATCTTCAAGAGCATCACTACTCATGGCTTTGTCTATATCGCGCTTGATAATACGCCCATGTGGACCGCTTCCAGAAATACATAATAAATCAAGCCCTTCTTGTGCTGCTAATCGCCGCGCTAAGGGGGAAGCAAAAAGACGTCCGTCTTGCTGTCTTACTTGTCGATCTGATGATAAACGAGACATCTGTGCTGACTTTGAATCTGTCTGTTTTTCTCTCTTTGATTCTATCACTGCAATAGAGGAAAGGGCTTTTTCTGCAACCTTTGCTGCCTCAGCTAAGTCTTCACCTTCTTCTGCTAAAACAACAATTAAACTATTCACTCTAACGCCTTGCGTTCCAGCAGGAACAACGATCTTAGCAACTGTTCCTTCATCAACAGCTTCAACTTCCATTGTCGCCTTATCTGTCTCAATTTCAGCAAGAACATCACCATAGGAAACCTTATCCCCCTCTTTGATATTCCATTTTAACAAATTCCCTTCTTCCATCGTTGGTGAAAGCGCAGGCATCGTAATCTTAATGGGCATAGTGCTTTCCTCCGTTATACTCTATAAGTCACAGTCTTAACGGCTTCAATAATTTCGGCGGTATTAGGCAAAGCCAATTTTTCAAGATTTGCCGCATAAGGCATGGGAACATCTTTACCAGAAATCGTCACAACTGGCGCATCAAGATAATCAAAGGCTTGCTGCATAACACGCGTTGCTATTTCAGTTCCAACCGACGACTGAGGGTAGCCTTCTTCAACTGTTACTAAGCGACCTGTTTTCTTGACTGAAGCAAGAATTGTCGGAAGATCCATCGGGCGAATGGTCCGTAAATCTATCAATTCAACATCAATACCAAGTTTTTCAATTTCTGGCAAAGCTTGAAGCGCATAATGCATCCCAATCCCACAGGCAACAATCGTAACATCTTGACCAGATTTATGAACACGCGCTCTCCCAATAGGCAAAATAAAATCATCTATTTGGGGAACCTCAAATTGATAACCATACAAAATTTCATTTTCAAGGAAAATAACAGGATTGTCATCACGAATAGCAGCCTTCAGCAAACCTTTTGCATCTGCCGCACTGTAAGGCATGATAACTTTAAGACCTGGTATATGACTGTACCATGCAGCATAACACTGAGAATGCTGAGCACCAACACGCGCAGCTGCACCATTGGGACCACGGAAAACCATGGGAACAGACATTTGCCCACCAGACATATAACGCGTTTTTGCTGCAGAATTTACAATTTGATCAATCGCCTGCATAGCAAAATTAAATGTCATAAATTCGACAATGGGACGCAGCCCTCCAAACGCAGCACCAACGGCCAACCCTGCAAAACCATGTTCTGTGATTGGTGTATCAATAACCCGGCGTGCACCAAATTCTTCCAATAAACCTTGACTAACTTTATAAGCACCTTGATATTGTGCGACTTCTTCTCCTAACAAAAAAACCATTTCATCACGTCGCATCTCTTCAGCCATAGCTTGATTAAGCGCTTCACGTACTGTCATCGTAACCATTCGAGTCCCCGTGGGGATATCAGAATCAGGAATAGTATCAAAAGTAGGAGGCTCCGGCATTGATGAAGAAAGAGAAGGAGATCCCCCTCCGAGCTCTTGTACAGTAGCAGCAGGTTGCAAAATATTCTCAGGATTTTCACCTTCCTCTAACAAGACTGCAATAACGGTGTTAACCTTTACGCCTTCAGAACCTTCATGCACGTAAATTTTGCCCAGAGTACCTTCATCAACAGCCTCTACTTCCATCATTGCTTTATCAGTTTCAATTTCAGCAATCACATCACCAGAGCTAACTTTATCGCCTTCTTTCTTGAGCCATTTAGATAATTTACCTTCTTCCATCGTTGGTGAAAGCGCAGGCATCAAAATATCAATAGACATACTTGCTTCCCTCGCATCAAACTAAAACATCAGTATAGAGCTCAGAAGCATCTGGCTCTTGATCACTTTGCGCAAAATCTGCCGCATCTGCAATAATCGCACGCACCTCTTTATCAATGGACTTTAAATCATCTTCGCTTGCAAAACCTTGTGTAAGAATCCGATTCTTTACCTGATCAATCGGATCCTGCTCCTCTTTTATTTTCTGAACCTCTTCCTTTGAGCGATATTTCGCTGGATCAGACATGGAGTGTCCACGATAGCGATAGGTCTGCATATCAAGAATGATTGGCCCCTTACCTGAACGTGCCCAAGTAATTGCTTCATCAGCAGCTCCTTTTACTGCTCGAACATCCA
This genomic window from Bartonella quintana contains:
- the lpdA gene encoding dihydrolipoyl dehydrogenase, with the translated sequence MANLYDVIVIGSGPGGYVTAIRAAQCGFKTAIVEREHLGGICLNWGCIPTKALLRSAEIKHFSEHVKDYGLKINGSIEADIKDVVARSRRVSARLNAGVGFLMKKNKIDIIWGEAKLTKKAKESQLAEIMVSSSSKPVMQPQNSVPKETLGEGTYQAKHVIIATGARPRSLPGIEPDGKLIWTYFDAMIPHTIPNSLLVMGSGAIGIEFASFYHGMGAEVTVVEMMPHIMPTEDIEISAFARRQLEKKGIRILSQAKVTRVEKASNSVTAYIDVNGKIETITVDRLISAVGVQGNIENLGLEALGIRTDLECIVTDEWGWTGVKGIYAIGDVAGPPMLAHKAEKEGVICIEHLAGLKNAHPLDKKKIPGCIYCTPQVASVGFSEAAAKEAGYDIRVGRYSFSANGKAIALGEDQGLVKTIFDKKTGQLLGAHMVGAEVTELIQGFVIAMNLETTEEELIHTVFPHPTLSEMMKESVLDAYDQVLNA
- a CDS encoding pyruvate dehydrogenase complex dihydrolipoamide acetyltransferase: MPIKITMPALSPTMEEGNLLKWNIKEGDKVSYGDVLAEIETDKATMEVEAVDEGTVAKIVVPAGTQGVRVNSLIVVLAEEGEDLAEAAKVAEKALSSIAVIESKREKQTDSKSAQMSRLSSDRQVRQQDGRLFASPLARRLAAQEGLDLLCISGSGPHGRIIKRDIDKAMSSDALEDSCSLQNKQPVATDSADKKILQLFKEDEYTFILHSNMRKTIAKRLVESKQKVPHFYVTVDCELDALLELRTQLNAAAPMVKMQGGFKPAYKLSVNDMVIKTVALSLKAVSDANVSWLEGGILHHKHCDVGVAVSVSNGLITPIVRHAEEKSLSIISNEMKDFVKRARERKLKMEEYQGGTTAISNMGMYGVKSFSAILNPPHATIFAIGAGEKRAVVKNDALGVATIMSVTLSADHRAVDGALAAELMRTFKKIIENPLAMLI
- a CDS encoding pyruvate dehydrogenase complex E1 component subunit beta; the protein is MSIDILMPALSPTMEEGKLSKWLKKEGDKVSSGDVIAEIETDKAMMEVEAVDEGTLGKIYVHEGSEGVKVNTVIAVLLEEGENPENILQPAATVQELGGGSPSLSSSMPEPPTFDTIPDSDIPTGTRMVTMTVREALNQAMAEEMRRDEMVFLLGEEVAQYQGAYKVSQGLLEEFGARRVIDTPITEHGFAGLAVGAAFGGLRPIVEFMTFNFAMQAIDQIVNSAAKTRYMSGGQMSVPMVFRGPNGAAARVGAQHSQCYAAWYSHIPGLKVIMPYSAADAKGLLKAAIRDDNPVIFLENEILYGYQFEVPQIDDFILPIGRARVHKSGQDVTIVACGIGMHYALQALPEIEKLGIDVELIDLRTIRPMDLPTILASVKKTGRLVTVEEGYPQSSVGTEIATRVMQQAFDYLDAPVVTISGKDVPMPYAANLEKLALPNTAEIIEAVKTVTYRV